A genome region from Bombilactobacillus bombi includes the following:
- a CDS encoding M24 family metallopeptidase, protein MDNIEKVRQEITAQSADALLISRPANLNYLLDFPDFEGLMVITADNQYLYTDGRFFAQIHALAPQFQIVDRAQITLDQFLSQQKLEHLIIEPDYLNVSTFRQINQPSRQIVDSSNLVEKIRMVKTPAEIQKVQAAAQIADQVFAQILNFIKPGVSELAVANEMEYLGKKLGASATSFATIVASGPRSAMPHGSATDKIINNHELVVLDFGFVYQGYDSDITRTVAVGSVSEQLQEIYQIVLQAQQATINQIQLGQPLKAIDAFAHDYIAQADYGPEYMHGTGHSVGRECHEYPTLNAASIENLPANMTFTIEPGIYLPNQGGVRIEDDLYLDEQGQIHLLTNSSKDWLQL, encoded by the coding sequence ATGGATAATATTGAAAAAGTTCGCCAAGAAATTACAGCTCAGTCAGCCGATGCTTTATTGATTAGTCGACCTGCCAATTTGAATTACTTATTAGACTTTCCAGATTTTGAAGGACTGATGGTAATCACGGCTGACAATCAATATCTGTATACAGATGGACGCTTTTTTGCGCAGATTCATGCATTAGCGCCACAATTTCAAATAGTTGATCGGGCGCAAATAACTTTGGATCAATTCTTATCACAACAAAAGCTGGAACATTTAATTATTGAACCAGATTATCTCAATGTCAGTACCTTCCGCCAAATTAACCAACCTAGTCGCCAAATTGTTGATTCTAGCAATCTAGTGGAAAAAATTCGGATGGTCAAAACCCCGGCTGAAATTCAAAAAGTTCAAGCTGCTGCTCAGATTGCAGATCAAGTTTTTGCACAAATTCTGAATTTCATTAAGCCAGGAGTAAGTGAATTAGCTGTTGCGAATGAAATGGAATATCTAGGCAAAAAGTTAGGCGCTAGTGCGACTTCATTTGCCACAATAGTAGCTTCGGGACCTCGGTCAGCGATGCCGCATGGCAGTGCCACAGATAAAATTATTAATAACCATGAATTAGTGGTTTTAGACTTTGGCTTTGTCTATCAAGGCTATGATTCTGATATTACTCGGACTGTGGCTGTAGGGAGTGTTAGTGAGCAATTACAAGAAATTTATCAAATTGTCTTACAAGCCCAACAAGCTACTATTAATCAAATTCAATTAGGTCAACCGCTAAAAGCCATTGATGCGTTTGCCCATGACTATATTGCTCAAGCTGATTATGGTCCAGAATATATGCACGGTACAGGTCACAGTGTTGGTCGAGAATGTCATGAATATCCGACTTTAAATGCTGCCAGCATTGAAAACTTACCCGCTAATATGACATTTACCATTGAACCGGGAATATATTTGCCTAATCAAGGTGGAGTACGAATTGAAGACGATCTTTACTTGGATGAACAGGGGCAGATACATTTATTAACCAATAGCAGCAAAGATTGGCTGCAGCTTTAA